One Phenylobacterium hankyongense DNA segment encodes these proteins:
- a CDS encoding amidohydrolase — MSRLALLAAAALTGALLPAAALAAPAAPAAPPAATAERLPAMKAELAASVDQRRKLGQEIVDSVFSFGELGFQEVETSKYLTGVLEKNGFTVKRGVGGLPTGWTATWGSGGPVIALGSDIDGLPKASQKPGVAHREPLVPGAPGHGEGHNSGQAVNILAALALKDLMQKEHIPGTLVLWPGVAEELVAGKAFMIRDGVFKGVDAVVFTHVGDNLETAWGPYKGSGLVSVKYSFHGESAHAAGAPWLGRSALDGAMLMGMGWDMRREHLRPQQRSHYVITDGGDQPNVVPPEATIWFFVRETDFSHIAQNYATANTIAEAAAKMSNTTVTRQVIGSAAPRYFNKPLAELMDANIRQVGLPTWTADEQAFAKAVQRTIHAKEDGLATQMPPLAGPNVDPAGGGGSDDVGDISWTLPTVMLVYPSNIPNLPGHNWVNAMSMATPIAHDGVVAGGKVVAMTVLDMLTNPAALDAAKSFFRDVQTKDEHYVPMIGPDDKPQIQLNADIMAKYRPEMRKYYYDPKKYKTYLDQLGVKWPTF; from the coding sequence GTGTCCCGACTTGCCCTACTGGCCGCCGCCGCCCTGACCGGGGCCCTGCTGCCCGCCGCCGCCCTGGCTGCGCCGGCCGCCCCGGCCGCGCCGCCCGCTGCGACCGCCGAGCGCCTGCCGGCGATGAAGGCCGAGCTTGCCGCCAGCGTCGACCAGCGCCGCAAGCTGGGGCAGGAGATCGTCGACTCGGTGTTCAGCTTCGGCGAGCTCGGGTTCCAGGAGGTCGAGACCTCCAAGTACCTGACCGGCGTGCTCGAGAAGAACGGCTTCACCGTGAAGCGCGGGGTCGGCGGCCTGCCCACCGGCTGGACCGCGACCTGGGGATCCGGCGGGCCGGTGATCGCGCTCGGCAGCGACATCGACGGCCTGCCGAAGGCCTCCCAGAAGCCGGGCGTCGCGCATCGCGAGCCGCTGGTGCCGGGCGCGCCCGGGCACGGCGAGGGTCACAACTCCGGCCAGGCGGTGAACATCCTGGCTGCGCTGGCCCTCAAGGACCTGATGCAGAAGGAGCATATCCCCGGCACCCTGGTGCTGTGGCCGGGGGTCGCCGAGGAACTGGTCGCCGGCAAGGCGTTCATGATCCGCGACGGCGTCTTCAAGGGCGTCGACGCGGTGGTCTTCACCCATGTGGGCGACAACCTGGAGACCGCCTGGGGCCCCTATAAGGGCAGCGGCCTGGTGTCGGTGAAATACTCCTTCCACGGCGAGTCCGCGCATGCGGCCGGCGCGCCCTGGCTCGGCCGCAGCGCGCTCGATGGGGCGATGCTGATGGGCATGGGCTGGGACATGCGGCGCGAGCACCTGCGGCCGCAACAGCGCTCGCACTACGTGATCACCGACGGCGGCGACCAGCCCAACGTGGTGCCGCCCGAGGCCACCATCTGGTTCTTCGTGCGCGAGACCGACTTCAGCCACATCGCCCAGAACTACGCGACCGCCAACACCATCGCCGAGGCCGCGGCGAAGATGAGCAACACCACCGTCACCCGGCAGGTGATCGGCTCGGCCGCGCCGCGCTACTTCAACAAGCCGCTGGCCGAGTTGATGGACGCCAACATCCGCCAGGTGGGGCTGCCCACCTGGACCGCCGACGAGCAGGCGTTCGCCAAGGCGGTGCAGCGGACCATCCACGCCAAGGAGGACGGGCTGGCCACGCAGATGCCGCCGCTGGCCGGGCCGAACGTCGATCCCGCCGGCGGCGGCGGCTCCGACGACGTCGGCGACATCTCCTGGACGCTGCCGACGGTGATGCTGGTCTACCCGTCCAACATCCCCAACCTGCCGGGCCACAACTGGGTCAACGCCATGTCGATGGCCACCCCGATCGCCCACGACGGCGTGGTCGCCGGCGGCAAGGTGGTGGCGATGACGGTGCTGGACATGCTGACCAACCCGGCGGCGCTGGACGCCGCCAAGAGCTTCTTCCGCGACGTGCAGACCAAGGACGAACACTACGTCCCGATGATCGGCCCGGACGACAAGCCGCAGATCCAGCTGAACGCCGACATCATGGCCAAGTACCGGCCGGAGATGCGCAAATACTACTACGACCCCAAGAAATATAAGACCTACCTGGACCAGCTGGGCGTGAAGTGGCCGACCTTCTGA
- a CDS encoding LysR family transcriptional regulator, with the protein MNLRHIEVFREVYLAGSVSGAARALYVSQPSVSKVLRHAESRLGFALFRRLKGRLAPTDEAHALFREVDELYGRIGSLRQTALNLKRIGEGHIRLAVLPSLGLGIAPQAIAQFRRKFPRVSFDVRTLHHSEILRALYERESDLAVGFEVPSHPRLSSVDLATSQVGLLYREADMPDAPASLDLDVLKDRTVIGMVGSGPVGSLLAAELEGRGMQLTESISVHTYYVAAALVRFGAGIAAVDEYTAREAVSDTLSFRPLSPAVRFRVQYVFLNDRPPSGITKAFVQTLTETFRQNGHQ; encoded by the coding sequence ATGAATCTCCGACACATCGAGGTTTTCCGCGAAGTCTATCTGGCGGGCTCCGTCAGCGGCGCGGCGCGGGCGCTCTACGTCTCGCAGCCCTCGGTCAGCAAGGTCCTGCGGCACGCCGAAAGCCGGCTCGGCTTCGCCCTCTTCCGGCGCCTGAAAGGCCGCCTGGCGCCCACCGACGAGGCGCATGCGCTGTTCCGCGAGGTCGACGAGCTGTACGGCCGGATCGGCTCGCTCCGTCAAACCGCGCTCAACCTGAAGCGCATCGGCGAAGGCCACATCCGCCTGGCGGTGCTGCCGTCCCTGGGGCTCGGCATCGCGCCCCAGGCGATCGCGCAGTTCCGGCGCAAGTTCCCGCGCGTCAGCTTCGACGTCCGCACCCTGCACCACTCGGAGATCCTGCGGGCCCTCTACGAGCGGGAGAGCGACCTCGCCGTGGGCTTTGAGGTGCCCTCGCACCCGCGGCTGAGTTCGGTGGACCTGGCCACCAGCCAGGTCGGCCTGCTCTACCGCGAGGCGGACATGCCCGATGCGCCGGCCTCCCTCGACCTCGACGTGCTCAAGGACCGCACGGTGATCGGGATGGTCGGCAGCGGCCCGGTCGGCAGCCTTCTCGCCGCCGAGCTGGAGGGCCGCGGGATGCAGCTGACGGAGTCGATCTCGGTCCACACCTACTACGTGGCCGCGGCCCTGGTGCGGTTCGGGGCCGGCATCGCCGCGGTCGACGAGTACACCGCGCGCGAAGCCGTGAGCGACACGCTGAGCTTCCGGCCGCTGAGCCCGGCGGTGCGGTTCAGGGTCCAGTACGTCTTCCTCAACGACCGGCCGCCGTCAGGCATCACCAAGGCCTTCGTCCAGACCCTGACCGAGACCTTCCGGCAGAACGGCCACCAGTAG
- a CDS encoding dicarboxylate/amino acid:cation symporter, with amino-acid sequence MRHGLTGLVVLGMVLGLVFGVACHAFVHDAGTLKVITGGLELATTIFLRTIKMIISPLVFATLVTGVARMGDSGAVGRVAGRAMLWFLAASLVSLGIGLVTVELLHPGTGLHLQAASGAVADLKAPPLTAVSFVEHLIPTSIVDAMARNEVLQIVVFAVVAGVAIGNIGPAGRDLVRMAESLSTAMLKMTTYVMYLAPIAVFAAVARALAEQGLEVVATYASYVGGFYLALALLWAVMMAAGAAVLGPRRQWELIKTIRQPALIALSTTSSEAAYPVLLEKLEAFGVPNRIASFVLPLGYSFNLVGSMCYCTFAALFVAQAYDIQLSGAQIAQLMLLLFVTSKGIASVPRASLLVVASSLPYFKIPDAGVLLILAVDHFLDMGRTATNTVGNSIAAASVAKWEGVAAIPAAERAAEPILEVEG; translated from the coding sequence ATGCGGCACGGACTGACCGGCCTTGTGGTGCTTGGGATGGTCCTGGGCCTGGTGTTCGGGGTCGCCTGCCACGCGTTCGTCCACGACGCGGGGACGCTGAAGGTGATCACCGGCGGCCTCGAACTGGCCACCACGATCTTCCTGCGCACGATCAAGATGATCATTTCGCCGCTGGTGTTCGCCACCTTGGTGACGGGGGTCGCGCGGATGGGCGACTCCGGCGCGGTCGGCCGGGTGGCGGGTCGCGCAATGCTGTGGTTCCTGGCCGCCTCGCTCGTCTCGCTCGGCATCGGCCTGGTGACGGTCGAGCTGCTGCATCCCGGGACGGGACTGCATCTGCAGGCCGCCAGCGGCGCCGTGGCCGACCTGAAGGCGCCGCCGCTGACCGCCGTCAGCTTCGTCGAGCACCTGATCCCGACCTCGATCGTCGACGCCATGGCGCGCAACGAGGTGCTCCAGATCGTCGTCTTCGCCGTGGTGGCGGGGGTGGCGATCGGCAACATCGGGCCGGCCGGGCGCGACCTCGTGCGGATGGCCGAGTCGCTGTCCACGGCCATGCTCAAGATGACCACCTACGTCATGTACCTGGCGCCCATCGCCGTGTTCGCGGCGGTGGCGCGGGCGCTCGCCGAACAGGGGCTGGAGGTGGTGGCCACCTACGCCTCCTACGTCGGCGGCTTCTACCTGGCGCTGGCGCTGCTCTGGGCGGTGATGATGGCCGCCGGCGCGGCGGTGCTGGGGCCGCGGCGGCAGTGGGAGCTCATCAAGACGATCCGCCAGCCGGCGCTGATCGCGCTGTCCACCACCAGCTCGGAAGCCGCCTATCCGGTCCTGCTGGAGAAGCTGGAGGCGTTCGGCGTGCCCAACCGGATCGCCAGCTTCGTCCTGCCGCTCGGCTACTCGTTCAACCTGGTGGGGTCGATGTGCTACTGCACCTTCGCGGCCCTGTTCGTGGCGCAGGCCTACGACATCCAGCTGAGCGGGGCGCAGATCGCGCAGCTGATGCTGCTGCTGTTCGTGACCAGCAAGGGGATCGCCAGCGTGCCGCGCGCCTCGCTGCTGGTGGTGGCCTCGAGCCTGCCCTACTTCAAGATCCCCGACGCGGGCGTGCTGCTGATCCTCGCCGTCGACCACTTCCTCGACATGGGCCGCACGGCGACCAACACAGTCGGCAACTCGATCGCCGCCGCCTCGGTGGCCAAGTGGGAAGGGGTCGCGGCGATCCCGGCGGCGGAGCGGGCGGCCGAACCGATCCTGGAGGTCGAAGGCTGA
- a CDS encoding alpha/beta fold hydrolase, which produces MPEFRTIDAGQARLRVAVEGQGPLVILVHGFPESWFSWRHQLGPIADAGYTAAAIDVRGYGGSDKPHPVEAYSMEQLTGDVAGVADALQPDAPAILVGHDWGAPIVWNSALTRPERFSAVAGLSVPYSGVPNRPFTEIFDAAFTRKGRFFYQAYFQDVGPPEAEAEADVRGFLRKFYYAISGDAPEGSWPQKPVGAKLLDGLIDPQPFPAWLTEQELDYYVGEFRESGFRGPINRYRNHERDFDWLQGLKGRLIEQPSLFIGGTKDPASTGFGRIADPIAMMRQHAPGLQAGHMLEGCGHWTQQERPDEVNAILIPWLKALKP; this is translated from the coding sequence ATGCCCGAGTTCCGCACCATCGACGCCGGCCAGGCGCGGCTGCGCGTCGCCGTCGAGGGTCAGGGTCCGCTGGTGATCCTGGTGCACGGCTTCCCGGAGAGCTGGTTCTCCTGGCGCCACCAGCTGGGGCCGATCGCCGACGCCGGCTACACCGCCGCGGCCATCGACGTCCGCGGCTACGGCGGATCGGACAAGCCGCACCCGGTCGAAGCCTATTCCATGGAACAGCTGACCGGCGACGTGGCCGGGGTGGCCGACGCCCTGCAGCCCGACGCCCCGGCGATCCTGGTCGGCCACGACTGGGGCGCGCCGATCGTCTGGAACTCGGCGCTGACCCGGCCGGAGCGGTTCTCCGCGGTGGCGGGGCTGTCGGTGCCCTATTCCGGCGTGCCGAACCGGCCGTTCACCGAGATCTTCGACGCGGCCTTCACCCGCAAGGGCCGGTTCTTCTACCAGGCCTATTTCCAGGACGTCGGGCCGCCCGAGGCGGAGGCCGAGGCCGACGTGCGCGGCTTCCTGCGGAAGTTCTACTACGCGATCTCGGGGGATGCGCCGGAGGGCAGCTGGCCCCAGAAGCCGGTGGGGGCGAAGCTGCTGGACGGCCTCATCGATCCGCAGCCGTTCCCGGCCTGGCTGACCGAGCAGGAGCTGGACTATTACGTCGGCGAGTTCCGCGAGAGCGGCTTCCGCGGGCCGATCAACCGCTACCGCAACCACGAGCGGGATTTCGACTGGCTGCAGGGCTTGAAGGGCCGGCTGATCGAGCAGCCGTCGCTGTTCATCGGCGGGACCAAGGACCCGGCGAGCACCGGCTTCGGGCGGATCGCCGACCCCATCGCCATGATGCGCCAGCACGCGCCGGGGCTGCAGGCCGGCCACATGCTGGAAGGCTGCGGCCACTGGACCCAGCAGGAGCGGCCGGACGAGGTCAACGCCATCCTGATCCCCTGGCTGAAGGCGTTGAAGCCGTGA
- a CDS encoding FAD-dependent oxidoreductase, translating to MVDVVVAGAGVVGVATAYAMARRGLSVALVDRNRGPALGASYANGAQLSYAYSDALGSPSLIKKLPSLAMGADPLFHLKGALDPGLIDWGLRFLAASTTAAHNASTLATLKLGLESQRAMHALLERHPIAFAHAVAGKMHLYFDPESLASAAKTVALKRRHGAVQQVLTAAEAIVIEPALGAAKGLVGVVYSPEDEVGDPHRFSEQLIEVLRRDYGVRTLFNVDVQDAEFAADAVTLVGTAGARVTGRTLVVALGIEAKGFLARQGVRVPLLPMKGYSFTASAGPRAPRVSITDTARKLVFCQLGGKIRVAGVAELGSRDLRVDPQRLAALVATARESLPGAADYSGIAGGWAGLRPMTPSSVPIIARPRERLIVNVGHGMLGWTLAMGSAERAADLLLGAGQF from the coding sequence GTGGTCGACGTGGTCGTGGCGGGCGCGGGCGTCGTCGGCGTCGCGACCGCCTACGCCATGGCGCGGCGGGGCTTGTCGGTGGCCCTGGTGGACCGCAATCGCGGCCCGGCGCTCGGCGCCTCCTACGCCAACGGCGCCCAGCTCAGCTATGCCTATTCCGACGCCCTCGGCAGCCCGTCGCTGATCAAGAAGTTGCCCTCGCTGGCGATGGGGGCCGATCCGCTCTTCCACCTGAAGGGCGCGCTCGACCCCGGCCTCATCGATTGGGGCCTCCGGTTCCTGGCCGCTTCGACCACTGCGGCGCACAACGCCAGCACCCTCGCCACCCTCAAGCTCGGGCTGGAATCCCAGCGCGCCATGCACGCCCTGCTGGAGCGCCATCCGATCGCCTTCGCCCACGCGGTGGCGGGCAAGATGCACCTGTACTTCGATCCGGAGTCGCTGGCCTCCGCCGCCAAGACAGTGGCGTTGAAGCGCCGCCACGGCGCGGTGCAGCAGGTGCTCACCGCCGCGGAGGCGATCGTCATCGAGCCCGCCCTCGGCGCCGCGAAGGGCCTGGTCGGCGTGGTCTATTCCCCCGAGGACGAGGTCGGCGATCCGCACCGGTTCAGCGAACAGCTCATCGAGGTCCTCAGGCGCGACTACGGCGTGCGCACGCTGTTCAACGTCGACGTGCAGGACGCCGAGTTCGCCGCCGACGCCGTGACCCTGGTCGGGACGGCCGGCGCCCGCGTCACGGGGCGCACCCTGGTGGTCGCGCTCGGAATCGAGGCCAAGGGCTTCCTCGCGCGGCAGGGCGTCCGTGTCCCGCTGCTTCCGATGAAGGGCTACTCCTTCACGGCCTCGGCGGGGCCGAGGGCGCCGCGGGTGAGCATCACCGACACGGCGCGCAAGCTGGTGTTCTGCCAGCTCGGCGGAAAGATCCGCGTGGCCGGCGTGGCGGAGCTCGGCTCCCGCGACCTGCGCGTCGACCCGCAGCGGCTGGCCGCCCTCGTCGCCACCGCCCGCGAGTCGCTGCCCGGCGCGGCGGACTATTCCGGTATCGCCGGCGGCTGGGCCGGGCTTCGTCCGATGACCCCCTCGTCCGTCCCCATTATCGCCCGTCCGCGCGAGCGGCTGATCGTCAACGTCGGCCACGGCATGCTCGGCTGGACCCTCGCCATGGGCTCGGCCGAGCGCGCAGCCGACCTGCTGCTCGGCGCGGGCCAATTCTGA
- a CDS encoding RidA family protein, with amino-acid sequence MSTPPVQAPPLSKSRRAGDLLFLSGQLPRGADGQIVEGDVAVQTRQALSNLVAVLEANGGTTADVVKVTAWLTDRRHYKAFNDVYCEIFSAPFPARSVVVCDLVADADVEIEATAYIARS; translated from the coding sequence ATGTCGACACCTCCCGTCCAAGCCCCGCCGCTGAGCAAGTCCCGCCGCGCCGGCGACCTGCTGTTCCTCTCCGGCCAGTTGCCCCGCGGCGCCGACGGCCAGATCGTCGAAGGCGACGTGGCCGTGCAGACCCGCCAGGCGCTGTCCAACCTGGTGGCGGTCCTGGAGGCCAACGGCGGCACGACCGCCGACGTCGTCAAGGTCACCGCCTGGCTGACCGACCGGCGTCACTACAAGGCGTTCAACGACGTCTATTGCGAGATCTTCTCCGCGCCGTTCCCGGCCCGCTCGGTGGTGGTCTGCGACCTGGTCGCTGACGCCGACGTCGAGATCGAGGCCACGGCGTACATCGCCCGTTCCTAG
- a CDS encoding glutathione S-transferase family protein yields the protein MAEIILHHYDASPFSEKVRVMLGLKGLAWRSVIQPTIMPKPDLTRLTGGYRRAPVMQIGADIYCDTQVILAEIEARAPQPPVLRGPGWAVNFWADRLFFQVTVAVVFGEIGDKVPREFIEDREKLSGRPFDMAAMKAAAGPMRAQWRGQAAWIEQGLAAAGDFMGGPTPALGDVAAYMNVWWLTKAAPEVAERLLSGLTRTLGWRERMAGFGHGQRSEMSGADALKAAMTSAAGPVPEWDPADPSGLRPGDAVVVRADDYGRDPVEGRLVTVTPDRVIIARECGELDLLHVHFPRVGYSLTPAGD from the coding sequence ATGGCCGAGATCATCCTGCACCACTACGACGCCTCGCCCTTCTCGGAGAAGGTGCGGGTCATGCTGGGGCTGAAGGGGCTCGCGTGGCGCTCGGTCATCCAGCCGACCATCATGCCCAAGCCTGATCTCACCCGCCTGACGGGGGGCTATCGCCGCGCCCCGGTGATGCAGATCGGCGCGGACATCTATTGCGACACCCAGGTGATCCTGGCCGAGATCGAGGCCAGGGCGCCGCAGCCGCCGGTGCTGCGGGGGCCCGGCTGGGCGGTCAACTTCTGGGCCGACCGGCTGTTCTTCCAGGTCACCGTGGCGGTGGTGTTCGGCGAGATCGGCGACAAGGTCCCGCGCGAGTTCATCGAGGACCGCGAGAAACTATCGGGCCGGCCCTTCGACATGGCCGCCATGAAGGCCGCCGCCGGGCCGATGCGGGCTCAATGGCGAGGCCAGGCGGCCTGGATCGAACAGGGCCTCGCGGCGGCCGGCGACTTCATGGGCGGACCGACGCCGGCCCTCGGCGACGTGGCGGCCTATATGAACGTCTGGTGGCTGACGAAGGCCGCGCCCGAGGTGGCCGAGCGGCTGCTCTCAGGGCTGACGCGCACCCTCGGCTGGCGCGAGCGGATGGCCGGGTTCGGCCACGGCCAGCGCAGCGAGATGAGCGGCGCCGACGCCCTCAAGGCGGCGATGACCTCGGCCGCCGGGCCGGTTCCGGAGTGGGATCCGGCCGACCCCTCGGGCCTGCGGCCCGGCGACGCCGTGGTGGTGCGGGCCGACGACTACGGCCGCGATCCGGTGGAGGGGCGGCTGGTGACCGTCACGCCCGACCGGGTGATCATTGCCCGCGAGTGCGGCGAGCTCGACCTGCTGCACGTCCATTTTCCGCGCGTCGGCTACAGCCTGACGCCTGCCGGCGATTAA